The region GAAGAGGCCTCTCTTTTCATTTCTAGTGTGCGTGACGATCATCTACATTCCCGTGCTGCTTCTTGGTCTCCTAGGAAATGTTCTGACAATTCTAGTGGTTTGGCTACGTCCACACATGAGAAGTTCTACCtacttgtacttgagtagtATGGCTGTCAGTGATCTGATGATACTTCTGCTCCTACCTCTGGATCTCTATAAGGTACATCTTATTTgtgtatgatttatttttatcttttttggtGCAACTTTAGAAAAAAGTCACTGTCTCTTTCCCTTACAGTTATGGAGGCCCAGACCCTGGCCCTTGGGTGATCTTGCCTGTAAGATGACCATGTTTCTCTCGGAGTGTTGCACCTTCTGCACCATCTTGCACATCACCTTCCTCTCTCTGGAGAGATATGTGGCAGTCTGCTGGCCAATTATAGCAAAGACGTTGGTGACACGCAGCAGAACCAGGATTCTTATTGGCTGCCTGTGGCTGGCGGCAGCAGTCAGTGCAGCACCTGTGTGGCTGATGGTTGGAGTTGAGGAAGTTGGACAAGAAGATGTCAGGGTCAGTGGACAGATGGACGTGGATGTTGAACCGGTTGGCTTTACAATGAATGGAGATGAAGGAAGACATATGTCATCTTCATTTGAGGGAGAACTACATGAACACAAATGGGGAGAAAAAGCAAGGCAGAGTGAAAGAGCCAGAGGGTTGAAATTGTTTGACAAAGAAGAAGCAGGAATGGATGCAATAGgtgaaataaaagacaaaaaagaagatgaGGTGAAGGAAGTTTGTGGAGGTCACTGTCAGCAAAGCAATATGAAAGAAGACGAAGGAGGAGGATGGGAAGCAAGTGTTGCTCAACACGGGACTTGGACTGACAGAAGGGAGTGCCGTTGTACACAGTACGCCATTTCCTCTGGGCTATTGTCAGCCATGATGATTCTATCCAACCTCTACTTCCTGGTACCGGTCTGCATTCTTGGGCTGGTCTATGGTATGATCGGAAGGACACTTTGGTTACGCCCACAGAGCAGCCGCAGAGACCAAAGTCATCGGCACACTGTCAAAATGCTCGGTAAGGAAAAGTCACACTCGCTGGCACTATGTGGGCCAAAGTTCTGATTTGCCAACATGTTGTGGAATCAAAGTGCAATGAACCacgttgaagtgagttgagaagCCTCATTTAGACAAAGCTAGTGCTTTAGCACCACGTTGTAGTATCTCCCGTGAATAGttgtaaaaacataaacaatattGAGCATTAAAGAGAAATGAAAAGAAGCTGTGCAAAATGTCATCATAACATCTCTATGACATTGCAAGGATCAATAATTATAGCATACTTTATACACTCCCTTTCATGTCTAATATCACTCATTAGCGAGCGCTTGATACTATACTTGCCTTCACTTTCGGAGTTTCAAAAGCGAAGCAAATGCAAATAAACcttatactgtgtgtatgtggctTATGGACACATCACAAAACACAGCAATCAAGTATCTGCCACAcgacatgttttgttgttgttgttgttgtcttggACTTGAAAGGATTCCGACTTTTAAAACTCAGACTTGTCTCCAACTTAGCCATTGGACTATGTTTTTATTCCTGGAAATTAACATCCTCTTTCAAAAGAAActtgaaataaagtttttcagACAATCAGAATTGACATTGGCCACACGGTAACCGTGGTTACCAGGCAGCAAGCCTGCGAGGTTATGAATTGGTTTTACTTACCATCGAGAACTGGTGTTAGTCACAATGTCTTCAAAGAAAACcaaacatgaagcaacttgcaGATTCTGTAAGAAAACAATTTTGGACACATACGGCACCACGTCAGACTTTGTTCAACACTTGCAGAGAACCCTAAAGATGTAAGTCGCTGCCTGCCGCCGTTCTTTCTTTAAATGGCATGCTCCATGTCTtcacat is a window of Vanacampus margaritifer isolate UIUO_Vmar chromosome 2, RoL_Vmar_1.0, whole genome shotgun sequence DNA encoding:
- the LOC144043112 gene encoding growth hormone secretagogue receptor type 1-like encodes the protein MDLMALEDMGSGCEGDNCGQASDFLEDCSSQNCDLEEPMFGYTELVCVTIIYIPVLLLGLLGNVLTILVVWLRPHMRSSTYLYLSSMAVSDLMILLLLPLDLYKLWRPRPWPLGDLACKMTMFLSECCTFCTILHITFLSLERYVAVCWPIIAKTLVTRSRTRILIGCLWLAAAVSAAPVWLMVGVEEVGQEDVRVSGQMDVDVEPVGFTMNGDEGRHMSSSFEGELHEHKWGEKARQSERARGLKLFDKEEAGMDAIGEIKDKKEDEVKEVCGGHCQQSNMKEDEGGGWEASVAQHGTWTDRRECRCTQYAISSGLLSAMMILSNLYFLVPVCILGLVYGMIGRTLWLRPQSSRRDQSHRHTVKMLGVIVMAFVLCWLPFHVGRTIFFFSLGTASDQQTKSTGSK